The nucleotide window TCAGAGACTTAGTCGCGTGTGCCagcttcaaaataaattttatttccaacTCTTTTAACCAAAAGTCAGTTGGATTGGGTCCATCCAATTAAGGTTTGTGTCCACTAGGAAAGCTACCCTTTCCAATTGTCACATTAATATTAATCAAATCCTCCTTTTGAACTACTAATCCATCACGTGAATGTGCATTGTTTTATCatttaagtatttatttttttccattcgGTCTCCGATTTTGTGCCAGGAAGTCCCATATTCAGGTAAAGTGCTCTCTAACAAAGGCGATTCCGTATCCAAGAGACTCAACCCCGAGACCTCTTAGTTAAGATATCACTCCATCACAACCCTTATTGTGCATtgttttattcaatttcatttgTCTATAGACTTTTACGTACTCTTGGACCTTGGTTGACTTCTCTAACTAGGTACTCTTGTAGTATCCTCTACATAAAAATCTATTGAAGTCTTCCCAAATTTCTAAAAATTGCCAAGTGCTGAAAATATGTAAGTAGTAATATATTCGCTTTCAGAATTACTTCACTACTTCATGGCATTCTTTTTTGGCTATAGGTTGTCCTTGCTCACCTACCATTAGAAGCGAAACTAAGATTTCaactttatgaattttaaattttataagtaGGAGTAATAATAAttggattttaaatttaatgtgtacatattcaatgaatttattagcacaaataattatttgaacAAAATCTACTAGTTCTGCCCCTGCCTAAAATATGTTTGAGGCTAATACTATCACTTCAAAATTGTTTGGGTTTTTCGACTCTATTCTCCATTCCATGTTTAGTATGCATGTAGTTCTTCCGTACAATTAAGCGTAGGAGAAAACTAAAAACAGAGTACGCGctctaacaaattaaaattttaaaatacgttatatatatttaaaatgtgaaaggtttttaCGCTATTAATCTAATTTAACATGTAATGATagatattaattaatgttatcGTAGATAGTCATTCATAATTATACCTTACTGACCTGACCACAAAATTAAGACTTTTCTCAACTTTTTGTAGTGTGCAGATTATTGCATAATCAGGTTAAGTCCACTTATAACAATAGATAAATATATCTTCTTAGCAAGTCTGATATGATAACCTAGAAAATAGAAGAGTAACATGTTTTTTAACTGTTTAAATTGACCTAATGGAATAAGAAAATTTTACactcttagggtgtgtttggtatgaaggaaaatgttttccatggaaaatgttttcctagaaaatgttttcctggacaacaagttgatttttgacttattttctcatgtttggttggtgagtagaaaatattttccggaaaagattttttagtgtttgatttatgaatgaaaaatatttttgagaaatatcttttatttttactagagtagaaaataatttttgaaattgaaaatagtttttaaaaaaaacttaaattttttttggggggtggggggtggtagggggtgggtgAAGGGGGGGGGGGGNNNNNNNNNNNNNNNNNNNNNNNNNNNNNNNNNNNNNNNNNNNNNNNNNNNNNNNNNNNNNNNNNNNNNNNNNNNNNNNNNNNNNNNNNNNNNNNNNNNNNNNNNNNNNNNNNNNNNNNNNNNNNNNNNNNNNNNNNNNNNNNNNNNNNNNNNNNNNNNNNNNNNNNNNNNNNNNNNNNNNNNNNNNNNNNNNNNNNNNNNNNNNNNNNNNNNNNNNNNNNNNNNNNNNNNNNNNNNNNNNNNNNNNNNNNNNNNNNNNNNNNNNNNNNNNNNNNNNNNNNNNNNNNNNNNNNNNNNNNNNNNNNNNNNNNNNNNNNNNNNNNNNNNNNNNNNNNNNNNNNNNNNNNNNNNNNNNNNNNNNNNNNNNNNNNNNNNNNNNNNNNNNNNNNNNNNNNNNNNNNNNNNNNNNNNNNNNNNNNNNNNNNNNNNNNNNNNNNNNNNNNNNNNNNNNNNNNNNNNNNNNNNNNNNNNNNNNNNNNNNNNNNNNNNNNNNNNNNNNNNNNNNNNNNNNNNNNNNNNNNNNNNNNNNNNNNNNNNNNNNNNNNNNNNNNNNNNNNNNNNNggggggtaaaaaaataaaaaattgaaattagaaatatcttttaaaaacaatttttaatatttttttgggagggggtgggggtgggcgTAGGGGTGAgcgtggggtaaaaaaattgaatttaaaaacaagctttaaaattttattttattttgggagGGAGGGGGTTGGGGggtggtttgagggtagggacaaaataaattgattttttcagcaaaaaaataattgtaatttgaagttggaagtgagttttggaaaatgttttccctAAGTTtagaagggaagtcattttccttaaatttgaggaaaatgagttgatttggaaaacattttccaaaacatttagcccaaccaaacatgagaaaattggaaaacattttccggaaaatgttttccttcataccaaacacacccttagtatatataacttaaatccgtaatcttttcattttttcgcTTTTTTTTTATCAGGAGCAACAAGAAGTTCACTgggtaaatatttttatttattgatattggaTACTACTAACAATTTCATCTTGCAGCTTGCGCTAACTGAACGAAACTGATTAGTATACATATATGCATCAGTTGAATGCAGAGCAAACTTTACGAATTTCACCGTTAGTCCCTGTCAAAACTTCAATATTGCTCATTTTAACCATGGACCTTCCAAATTCCAAGCCGAATCTCAATCCAAGAAATCCCCTGAGGCCTAAATACCTTTGGACAAACACCTTAGTCGAAGCATCGGTCCACAATTTCTGGTCTGATTCCAGAATTCCGCGACCATTCCTCAAGTTAGAGAAATACGAGGTGTCAAAATTGTTCACGCTTCCAGTGTCTAGTGCCACACGCTTTGAGCCATCCCCGTTTTGTGGACATAATGCTTGGAGCTGAGGAAGAAAGGTTGAATCTATTGAAGGGTCAGGGGCACCAGTGGAGTTGAAATTGTATAGCCTGTAGCTGAAGAATTGGCATGCTGAGGTTCCAATTGTGTGCCCACCTGAccacacaaaattaaaattaatatgtCATTACATTCAGAGTCGTTTAAGTCTTTAGTACTAACATTATCCAGAGTATTGGTTATAAATGctcaaatcaaaattatttgttttagtaatgTTATGTTAGACTTACCAACAAGGGTGACAAGATCTTGAGTGTTGAGACCCTTTGCAGCAAACTTTTGCTTTTGAGCATCAACAGATTCAGTAAATCCTGGCAGATTAGAGGCGTCTGATGCTCTTGAAACTCGTCCATCTCTGCGTCCCGTGGGAACAGACCAGGTCAGTCCCTTAGTCTGCATCAACAAAACTATATTATTACGAAgaacttaaatttttatatacaccgataatataaaaaaaataaagtatactACATTACTAGTACTATATGTTAACTAGTAGTTATAGTAGGAAAGTGGTAAAATGTAacgtataattattttttaggtgaTCTGATAGTGTCAAATTTTGTGAAGTTAAACTCTGTTACTAATGCATGGgaccatatatatataaccaaaaGGTCCAAAGAAAAAAACTACGTTCTTTCATGCAATATCCATGTATATATAATTACCACGAGAACGGAATCACGAGCAGCAAGAGCAAGAATGTCAGCACATGAAACAACTCCGGGACAAACAGCTTCAATTTGCTGCTTAGCATCGTCAATAACCTCGTATCCTCTCAACAAGGTATTCGGAAGAGCTGTTCTCTCAGTGCCAGCACCAGAAATGAGGATGGAACCGTCACAACCTTGTACGAAACAATCATGAAAGTGCATTCTCAACAATCCTGGTGCCACCGTTGGATCAGACTGAAAATGAGACCTTACCGTTGATTGAACGATGGATTCGGCTCTTGGACACGTACTAGAATAAAATCCAACACGAGTCCCTTGGCCGAATACCATAGTCACATCAATTACTAGCacgagaaaaaaaataattgtaaccATTTTGTTGATTGAATTGCAATAGTAGTACGCCATATTTGGTGTTATGTACGTACTATGAGTATAATATTCtacactctttttttttgttttgttacttTGCTTAGTGATTGAAATTGTATAAGAAACCTGGATATATTTATAGGCACAAGCAAATAAAGGATATACATGCAACTTATTAAGTAGCTAGATCAATGGAGTAAGAGACCACGAGTAAGCAAAGGTGGCtaacaatacttgaaatttgaaaatgactATATGGGGCCTATACGCgtttgattttttcttctttattaatgaaattattaattgttattgtttttttgCTTTTGTGAGATGAGGTGAGTGGTGGATCAAGAATTCAACGTTGTTTTGTGGCCATGAGTTGGCATGCAACTGatatactctctccgttccaatttatgtgatgtaggAATGATatggaatttaagaaaaataataattaatattgaaacttgtggtttaaaataagttatagaTGTTGtatgactataaatcattttattaaggataaaataatcactttaaaattaaatttttattaaatataaaaatgcatGATTCatttttacaataatttttaaaaaaatatgacatataaattgagacaaaaaaataGCACCCTTGATTTTGTCTTGTCTCTTTTAACTCAAGtttgtaattaatatatatgagATTTGCATGTAAATTTGTAGGTATAAAATACTGAATTTTGTAGGGTGTTTGGGTGTCATAAGTGATAAGCTAATAATgtgaaatgttgactaaagaAAAGGTAGGGATTACTATTTACTAGTACTAGAAATATGAGGTCACgttaagaaaaggaaaagcaTTATTCAAAGGAGCACTCGTATCTTCAATTTGTGAGGGAATAATTGGGAGGTTTCACACTTACTTTCGGTtctatgtattaaaaaaattcgtCAATACATGTTGCTATTGGTAATATTAATTGCATATCGGTAGGGCACGttaaaattttttattccataattgttcaatataaatattaaattaaaattaatgaatttaatcAAACTTACACTCAATAAATTTAGCTCCGTCGAAGATTGGGACATTGTTTTAGTGCGTTTATGGTCTGGTAGTGGTACTGtaaaaagaataaaccacaaagCAAATAGAGAAGTGACACATTGTACAAAAAAAATGTGCAAATCAGATTCATAGTTCTAATAAATTGACCACTCCACTTTACTTTATAGTATTCTCATATTTAATAATGGATCGTTCATcggtataaaaataatgttaaatggaatatattaattatattatgttaatTATGCATGGTTTGATTTGGGATTATTAAAACTTGTATGCATtgcataaaataagaaaattacaaaaatatccttcacaattattatgaaaaattttGAGGGGTAATTGAGTTTTTAATCAGGCTAATGCATGCATTTAATCtccttgcattactaatatctagaaattcatggtattagtaaCACACCTTGATACACAATAGAGTTGCatagcataaaaaaaaaaatatcaaacaagatATATATCACTAACACAAAGTTAATGcattcattatttttgttaatacaCTCTATCAAATGACCGACCCTAAGAGACTACATTGGGGAGCTTGGggtagtaaggggtattttgaaattatcagctaatttatcatttcttttgtttttcttttcagcttaatatagttttaaaaaaaaattgttttcttttGAGCTTCttaataattaatcaattattgcttattagttaattttctttgttattcagaaatataacatttttaaaagtaaCAATAAAGGCATTATTGGAGCAAACGGTAAACtgttaatgaaatatttttgttcaatttcacaTCATTTAAAGATATGTTTTACCCTTTTTCGTTCTATATATAACATCGTGCATATTTATCTAGATtttgaccttttttttaatattatatcagTTATTGAATTAAGAAAATTGAAGGACGTTCCTTCTATCCCTTAAATGGGCCCACAATTTTCCGATGTAATCAAGTTCATTAATTTTGGGTCGATTGTATACCAAAAAATCAAGGTTGACTGtcaattttaacatttttttttcaatttgggcCTATTTTTTGTAGTGTCAATAATTTAATTGTAATGTTAATTGCAGATTGGTAGGGCACCCcaagtttatgaattttaattttcaaagttattaagtttaaaattttattcagtaatttattaatataagtattaaattaaaattggtAAATTCGATCGTACCCACAATCAATAAACGGGCTCGGACGAAATT belongs to Solanum stenotomum isolate F172 chromosome 1, ASM1918654v1, whole genome shotgun sequence and includes:
- the LOC125851921 gene encoding peroxidase N1-like; translated protein: MAYYYCNSINKMVTIIFFLVLVIDVTMVFGQGTRVGFYSSTCPRAESIVQSTVRSHFQSDPTVAPGLLRMHFHDCFVQGCDGSILISGAGTERTALPNTLLRGYEVIDDAKQQIEAVCPGVVSCADILALAARDSVLVTKGLTWSVPTGRRDGRVSRASDASNLPGFTESVDAQKQKFAAKGLNTQDLVTLVGGHTIGTSACQFFSYRLYNFNSTGAPDPSIDSTFLPQLQALCPQNGDGSKRVALDTGSVNNFDTSYFSNLRNGRGILESDQKLWTDASTKVFVQRYLGLRGFLGLRFGLEFGRSMVKMSNIEVLTGTNGEIRKVCSAFN